A segment of the bacterium genome:
CGCCGCTGGCAAGTAGAGTGTTGATCGCATAAATGATTTCCGAGCGACCACTGTAATTTATCGCTAACGTCAACACAATTCCCGTATTCTTCTCAGTCTCCCGGATCGCACGGAACATCTCTTCGCGAGGTTGAGGTGGTAAAGCAGAAAGATCGCCAATCGTACGAACCTTAACATTGTTACGTTTCAAGTCCTCGATTTCGCGATTCATCGCAGTAACTAACAAACTCCAAAGCGCACTCACTTCATCGCGGGGCCGGTTCCAGTTTTCGGTCGAAAACGTATAAAACGTCATTGCTTCGATACCGAGATCCTTCCCGGCTTCAATCATTTCCCGAACCGACTTGACCCCTTCACGATGACCAGCAATACGTGGCAAACCGCGCCGCTTCGCCCACCGGCCATTCCCATCCATAATGACAGCAATATGACGGGGTAACTGCCGGGTTTTCAGCGCAGCAACGCGGTCTTCCCATGTTTGCTTTGGTTTCGTTTGAATCACTCGATGCCAAGCTTCTTCTTTTCAGCGGTCAGTTCTTCTAACTTGCGGAGCAACTCTTTGCGCTTCGCCTCATTACCTTTATCGCCCAATGCAACGATTTGGTTCCCCACCGCTCCAGTCAGGTTCATCCAAGCTGCTTTATTATCCGGTTTGATCTTTAGACTTTGACGAAGCCATTTTTCTGCATCTTCGTATTGCTCTAATGCAAACGTTGTTAAACCCAACAAGTACATCGCATCAGCGTCATTCGCATCAATGCGAATCACTTCCTTGAATGATTTTTCCGCATCTAACAACCGCTTTGTTTTTTCGTCCTTAGCGGTTTTATCATCGACACCTACTTCAAACTGACGCTTTCCGTAGTTAAACCACAATACCGCGTTGTCCG
Coding sequences within it:
- a CDS encoding isoprenyl transferase; protein product: MIQTKPKQTWEDRVAALKTRQLPRHIAVIMDGNGRWAKRRGLPRIAGHREGVKSVREMIEAGKDLGIEAMTFYTFSTENWNRPRDEVSALWSLLVTAMNREIEDLKRNNVKVRTIGDLSALPPQPREEMFRAIRETEKNTGIVLTLAINYSGRSEIIYAINTLLASGVTSVTEDDVTNALMTKGLPDPDLLIRTSGEMRISNFLLWQIAYAEIFVTDIHWPDFRKEELAVALDWYQTRERRFGKVSEQLRS